The sequence TCATAAAAATAAAATTAAATTGGACGTTTAAATAATTTCCAGTATAAAGGCTGATTTTGTCTAGTATTATTTTTAAAGGAAAGGATTTATAATAAACATAATCTGCTGAAAATGCAAAAATGTTCATTAGCAAGAAGATAACAAATTGAACGCCACAAAAATATCTATAAATATTCAATTTACACACATTTTTCTTTAGAAGTTTTCAACAACAACTCACTTTCAAATGTTAATTCTTTACGTATAGTTCCTTAATTTGGACTACAAAAGTACGTCAGCAAATCTAAAAAATCATTACAATTTAATGAAGAATCATACCATTTAAGCCCAATTATAGCCGGTTTGAAAATTGCCAATCCAGCTATTGCTCACGACAGATATTATTTTTACTTTTGCTTCTAAATACACTTCACACTCGAAGAAAGACAAACCCTTTTGAATGAAGCATATACGAAATTTTTGCATTATTGCCCACATCGATCATGGCAAAAGTACTCTGGCAGATCGTCTACTGGAAGTTACCAATACCATTTCTCAAAAAGATTTGCAGGCTCAGGTACTCGATAACATGGACCTGGAGCGTGAACGAGGTATAACTATTAAAAGCCATGCCATTCAGATGGAATATCTGCACAATGGCGATAACTATATTCTCAATCTGATTGACACTCCGGGTCACGTAGACTTTTCTTACGAAGTTTCCCGCTCCATAGCTGCCTGCGAAGGCGCTCTGTTGATTGTTGATGCCACACAAGGCATTCAGGCACAAACCATTTCCAACCTCTACATGGCCATTGAACATGATCTGGAGATTATTCCGGTGATGAACAAGATGGATATGGACAGCGCCATGCCCGAAGAAGTAGAAGACCAGATTGTTGAATTGCTAGGATGCAAGCGGGAAGAAATTATTCGTGCCAGCGGTAAAACCGGTCTTGGCGTTGATGAAATTCTGGAGGCCATCGTAACCAGGATAAAACCACCGGTCGGCGATCCTGAAGCTCCTCTTCAATGCCTTATTTTCGACTCGGTCTTCAATTCATTCCGCGGAATTATTGCTTACTATAAAATCATCAACGGGACTATCAGCAAAGGCGATCTAGTTAAATTTGTTGCTACCCAGAAAGAGTACGAAGCGGATGAAATCGGCGTACTCAAACTGGATATGTCACCACGCACTTCATTGAGCGCCGGAGATGTAGGATACATTATTTCGGGGATCAAGACCTCTAAAGAAGTAAAAGTGGGTGATACGATTACGCATGTAAAACGTCCCTGCGAAAAAGCCATTGCCGGATTTGAAGAGGTAAAACCGATGGTATTTGCCGGAGTTTACCCGATTGAAACGGAAGATTTTGAAGATCTTCGTTCGTCCATTGAAAAGCTTCAGCTTAACGACGCTTCGCTCACCTTCGAACCGGAATCTTCCATCGCGCTTGGGTTCGGATTCCGCTGCGGCTTCCTGGGATTACTCCACATGGAGATTATTCAGGAACGACTCGATCGTGAGTTCGACATGAATGTTATTACAACCGTTCCGAATGTAAGCTACCGTGTTTTCACTAAAAAAGGCGATATGATTGAGGTACACAACCCTTCCGGGTTGCCCGACATTACTCTTATCGACCATATCGAAGAACCTTATATCAGGGCTTCTGTTATTACGCAGACCAACTTTCTTGGTGCGATCATGACACTTTGCCTGGGTAAACGTGGCATTTTGATCAAACAAGATTACATTTCATCCAACAGAGTAGAACTGATTTACGATATTCCACTGGGAGAAATCGTGTTTGACTTTTACGACAAACTGAAAAGTATCTCGAAAGGTTATGCTTCATTCGACTATCATATGCACGATTTTCGTGAATCAAAACTGGCGAAACTGGATATTTTATTGAATGGAGAACCTGTAGATGCCTTATCTTCGCTTACTCACGTTGACAATGCGTATACTCTCGGCCGCCGGATGTGCGAAAAGCTGAAAGAGCTTATCCCACGTCAGCAATTTGACATTGCCATACAGGCTGCCATTGGTGCTAAAATCATTGCCCGTGAAACTATAAAAGCTGTACGTAAGGATGTGACGGCCAAATGTTACGGTGGTGACATCTCCCGAAAGCGTAAATTGCTTGAAAAGCAGAAGAAGGGAAAGAAAAAAATGAAACAAATCGGTTCGGTAGAAGTACCTCAGAAAGCATTCTTAGCGGTGCTGAAACTGGATTAATATATAGATTTGAAGGTTGAAAGGTTATTAAACTTGAAGCTTTGAACTTGAAAAATAATAGATAATATGACCAAGAAAGAAATAACGCCACAAGCCCGAAAAATGCTGAAATGGTTTTGGCTAAGTTTTGCAGGTTTTTTATTGGCTGTTGTACTGCTGTTTATTGCCATATCTTTCGGATGGATTGGCTATTTGCCTCCAATCAGCGAATTGCAAAATCCCCGCAACCGTTACGCTTCTGAGATTTATTCGTCGGACATGAAGCTGTTGGGAAGTTTCTCTTTGAGCTCAGGCAACAGAATGAGCGAAATCTACCAGAATCTTTCGCCAAACCTGATTAATGCGTTAGTAGCAACGGAAGATTCAAGATTTTACGATCACTCCGGTATCGACGGCTGGGCACTGGCACGCTCTCTGGTTCTTCGCGGTATTTTTCAAATTAAAAGTGCCGGTGGTGCCAGTACGCTGACACAACAGCTAGCCAAACAGCTTTATTCTCCTCATGCGCCCAACTTCATAACGCGCTTGTTGCAGAAGCCCAACGAATGGGTGATTGCCGTCAAGCTGGAGCGGCTGTATACCAAAGAAGAGATCATCAACATGTACCTGAACCAGTTCGACTTCCTCAACAATGCCGTTGGAATACGCACTGCAGCTCAGGTTTACTTCAGCACTACACCGGATAAACTGACTATTGAACAGGCAGCTACTCTGATTGGGATGTGCAAAAACCCTGCTTATTATAATCCTTTACGTTTCAACGAAAGAACCCGGGGACGACGCAACACGGTTTTCCAACAGATGGAAAAAGCCAACATGCTATCTCATGCTCAGGTAGATTCGTTAAGCAAACTACCGCTTACACTTAAATACCAGCGTGTAGACCATAAGATTGGTGCGGCTCCTTATTTCCGTGAATACCTGAGAAGAATTCTGACTGCCGATAAACCCGAAAAAGCAGATTATGCATCATGGCAAAAGCAACAATATGTGGATGACTCTATTGCCTGGGCAACCAATCCTTTATACGGATTCTGCAATAAAAACCACAAATCGGACGGTTCGCCATACAATCTTTATACTGACGGATTAAAGATTTACACGACGATAGATTCAAGGATGCAGAAATATGCTGAAGAAGCTGTACATGAACAAATAACATCACTTCAGGACAAATTCTTCAAAGAAAAGAAAGGCCGGAGTTACGCTCCGTTCTCCCGCACTTTACGCGAGCAGGATATTGACGATATCATGAACCGGTCAATGAAATTATCCGACCGGTATCGTAATATGAAGCGTGCAGGTGCAAGCGCTGCTGACATCAAAAAAGCTTTCAGCACGAAAGTTTCCATGCAGGTTTTCTCGTACAGAGGACAAATAGATACGGTAATGTCTCCGATGGACTCCATCCGTTATCTGAAATATTTCTTGCGATGTGGTTTTATGTGTATGGATCCAAACAATGGTCACGTAAAAGCATACGTAGGAGGCCCCGATTTCAATATGTTCCAATATGATATGGCTTCGATGGGACGGCGTCAGGTCGGTTCTACCATCAAACCATTCCTCTATTCGTTAGCCATGGAAGAAGGTTTTTGGCCCTGTAGCCAGATACTGTGTGCGCCAATTACGTTAAATCTGGGCAACGGCGAAAGCTGGACACCAAGAAACGGCAGCCAGAGCAGAGTTGGCGAAATGGTTTCTCTGAAATGGGGTCTTTCCCAGTCGAACAACTACATCACTGCCCGACTGATGAGCAATTTCACACCAATGGCAATGGTAAAAATGATGCGCTCGTTTGGTATACGGGGATATATTCCTCCGGTATGGTCGCTATGTGTTGGTCCGGCTGAAGTTTCTTTACAGGAAATGGTGGATGCTTACACTGCATTCCCCAACAAAGGCGTTCGCGTTGACCCTATGTACGTGACCCGCATTGAAGACAACAACGGAGCTGTAGTTGCCTCCTTTGAACCAAAAATGAATGAAATTCTGAGTGAGCAAACCTCTTATAAAATGCTGACATTGCTTCGCGGCGTTGTTGACAACGGAACCGCCGGGCGATTAAGATATAATTATCGTTTCAGCGGACAGCTTGGAGGTAAAACCGGTACAACCCAAAACAACTCCGACGGTTGGTTTATCGGATTCTCGCCCAGTCTTGTAGCCGGTGCCTGGGTCGGTGGAGAAGACAGAGCCGTCCACTTCGATTACACGAGTGATGGACAGGGAGCCAGCATGGCATTACCTATTTGGGCAATATTCATGCGAAAAGTTTATGGAGACCCGACGCTGGGATATTCTGAAACGGAAACCTTCAAAGTTCCACCAACATATAATCCGGATGAAGGATGCGGAGGACAAGCACCTCCTGAAGAACCTTCTTCTACCGCTGTGGAACAATTCTAGCAGAAAATGCACAGCTGATATAAGTCAATCATGCTAAAGTGAGAATTCTCACTTTGGCGTGATTGCACTCTTTTTATAGGTATAAAGTCAAATTCAAAACCACACCTTGGAGAATTAAAGAACATTTAGAAAACCTGTATGAAAAAAAAGATTGTTTCACTCCTCTTTATCCTGTTTTCAGTAGGAACCTCCTGGTCTCAACTCAATACAGACAGGGTAATGGCTATCGCTCAAAATGCCCTCTACTTTGAAGACTATGTGTTAGCCATCCAATATTTCAACCAAATTATCAGCGTAAAACCTTATTTGCCGGATCCATATTTGTACAGAGGTATTGCCAAGATTCAACTGGGAGATTTTGCGGGAGCTGAAGCCGACTGTTCTTCGGCACTGGCCCTGAACCCTTTTATTCCGGGAGCATATTATGCCAGAGGATTTTCGCGCATTAAGCTAAAGGAACTCGAAGGAGCAGAATCGGACCTCAACAAGTACCTGGAATACAACCCGGTGAACGACGATTTGTTGCGATTGAGGATATGGGTCTACGATTTACAGAAGAAATACGATCTGGCGCTGAAGGACATAGACCAACTGACGAAAAAGAACAAAGACAGCGATCTACTGATGGACAAAGGCCAGATTCTGATGGAGAAAAACGATACCATTGGAGCAATGACCTACTTCACTGATGCCATCAAGGCCGACAGCACCAAATGTAACGGCTGGAGTGCTTTGGCAACATTGAAGATGATGCAACACGACAACTCAGGCGCTTTGCACGATTTTGATAAAGCCATCGCCCTGAAATCAAAATATGCAGGAGACTACATCAACCGCGGACTTCTAAATTACTGGAACAAAAATTATCGCGGAGCATTTGCGGACTATGACAAAGCTATAGAACTCGATGACAAAAGCATTATTGCCCACCTCAACCGGGGGATGTTGCGTTCGGAAGTCGGTGACCTGAATAATGCCGTTTCGGACTTCAACAAGGTAATTGCGGCTGAACCGGAAAATTACGAAGCGCTCTACCAACGGGCTCTACTTAACACCGAAATTGGAGATTATCGTCAGGCTACACTGGATTTCAACAAAATCATTGCCCGCTACCCAGGATTCTCTCCTGCCTTTTGGGGACGAGCCAAAGTAAAGCAACTACAGCATGATGCAAAAGGCGCTTATCTTGACCAAATGACGGCACAGGAAATTGAGAAGAAAAAGCCCAGAAATACGGTTAAGAAAGAGGAAGAACCTAATACTCAGGCTCAGATGGCAAAAAGTACCAAGAGCAATGAAACTAAGGCTTCTATCTTCAACGACGTACTGGCCCGGGGAGGAAATCCTTCCGACGAGGCTCCTAAAAAAGGTGGTTTAAGGGGTGCAATACAGAATGTCAACATAGAAATTTCGAACGAACCCAACTTTGTTTTAAGCTATTACAGCAAAGAAAACGAACTGAAGCGTCTGGGATATTATTTCTCTGTAATAGACGATTACAACAAGCAGCACAAGCTGAACGCTAAGTTAAAAATCACGAATGACGAAATTTCGCTCACTCAGGAGATGATTCAAATGCATTTTCAGGCAATTGATAACATGACCACCGAAATCAATAGAAAGCCAAATGCCGACGCTTATTTTGTACGTGGCATAAACTATGCGTTGGTAAAGGATTATACGAATGCCGTTCAGGATTTCTCCAAGGTTATTGAGCTACGTCCTGACTTTACGATGGCCTATTTTTGCCGAGCCAACATATTGTATAAGTTATTAGACTTCAAGCTAAACAATCCTGAAAACAAAGAGGTTAAATCAGAGTTTAAAGATGAAAAACTCTATAAACATGACTTCGAAACCATTGCGAAGGATTACAAAAAAGTGATAGAGTTGGCTCCTGAATTTGCTTTTGCCCGCTTCAACCTTGGTAATTTGTACTGTCAGGAAAAAGACTTTGAATCAGCTATCGATATTTATACAGAAGCTCTAAGATCTCAACCTGATTTTGCTGAAGCATTTTTCAACAGAGGCCTTGCCTATCTGTTTCTCAACGATGCAAAAAAAGCGAACATTGATCTGAGCAAAGCCGGCGAATTGGGTATATATCAGGCTTATAACATTATCAAGAGACTTAACGACAATTAATTCCTTATTTATACCGTGTTTCAGTCTCTTTTTTGTAATTTTGCAACTTAATTTTTTCGCGGAATGAAAAAATTATTTCAATTGAGATATATTACAAAAGTAACTCTGTATGAAGACTATAAAAATAAAAGACAAAGTATTTTCGGTATCAATCCCTGACGAAAAAATTCAGGAAGCCGTTAAGAATGTTGCTGAACGTATCAACTGGGATTTGGCTGGCAAAGACCCGTTATTTCTTGTTGTACTCAACGGTGCATTTATGTTTGCCGCCGATTTGATGAAAAGCGTCAATATCCCGAGCGAAATCACGTTTATCAAATTGTCTTCATATCAGGGAACTTCGACGACAGGTGTTGTGAAAGAAATTTTCGGTCTGAACGAAAGCGTGGAAGGCCGCACGGTTGTAATCGTTGAAGACATTGTTGACACAGGCTTCACGATGCAAAAAATTATCAATTCGTTGAAAGAGAAGAAAGCTGCCGATATTCGCGTTGCCACTTTCTTCCTGAAACCGAACTCATTGCAATGCGATATTGAACTAAACTATGTTGCAATGGAAATACCCAACGATTTTATTGTAGGGTATGGTCTCGATTATGACGGCTATGGCCGTAACCTTAAAGAAATCTATACATTAATACCGGAAAAAGCACATTAAAAGCTAACCATTTTAATGAACTGTCTCCACGAGGGTGAAGGCGCAAAAGGATTTACATCATGCTTAACATTATCATTTTTGGAGCTCCGGGCTCAGGTAAAGGAACCCAAAGCGAACGTATCACAGAAAAGTATAACCTGCTTCATATTTCGACCGGCGATATGCTTCGTGCCGAAATCGCAGCAAAAACCGAGCTTGGAGAACTGGCCCACAGCTACATTTCCAAAGGTCAATTGTTGCCCGACCAGGTAATTATCGATATGCTTGCCAAGAAACTTACCGACACGGCCGCCGGACGCAAAGGTGTTATTTTTGATGGATTTCCCCGCACGGTTGCTCAGGCAGAAGCGCTCGACGTTCTGCTGAAAAAGAACAATCAGGATGTTTCTGTCATGCTCGAACTCGACGTTGAAAAAGAGGAACTGATTACCCGTCTTTTGAAACGCGGACAGGAAACCGGTCGTTCGGACGACAACCTCGAAGTAATTCAAAACCGTCTCGAAGTATATCACAACCAAACCACTCCTGTAATGGACTATTACAAGGAAGCCGGCAAATACACACACATCAAAGGTACCGGCACAATTGATGAAATTTTCGGACGCATTGCAACTACCCTCGACAAGGTAGCTAACTAAGAAACCGTTTACAAACTCAATACAATGAAGACTTCTAAAGAAATTCGCCAATCGTTTCTCGATTTCTTTCAATCCAAGCAGCACCACATCGTGCCGTCGGCGCCGATGGTTATCAAGGATGACCCCACGCTGATGTTCACCAATGCCGGGATGAACCAATTCAAGAATATTATTCTGGGGAATGACCCGATTAAGTACCCGCGCATCGCCGATTCGCAAAAATGTTTGCGTGTGAGCGGAAAACACAACGACCTGGAGGAAGTAGGACACGATACCTACCACCACACCATGTTCGAAATGTTGGGCAACTGGTCGTTCGGCGACTATTTCAAGAAGGAAGCCATTGAATGGGCGTGGGAATACCTTACCGAAGTTCTTGGTTTGGATAAAAACCGCCTTTACGTTACCGTTTTTGAAGGATCGCCCGACGAAGGGCTGGAACGTGACAACGAAGCTGCCGGATACTGGGAACAGCACATCGCTGCCGACCGCATCATCAACGGCAACCGCCACGACAACTTTTGGGAAATGGGTGATACAGGACCTTGCGGTCCCTGCTCCGAAATTCATATTGACATCCGTCCCGACAGTGAACGGGCTAAGGTGAACGGTCTGACTTTAGTCAACCAAAGCCATCCGCAGGTAATCGAAATATGGAATCTGGTGTTTATGCAATACAACCGCAAAGCCGATGGTTCGCTCGAACCGCTGCCAGCCAAGGTAATCGACACCGGAATGGGCTTCGAACGCCTTTGTATGGCTATGCAGGGCAAACTGTCGAACTACGACACCGACGTATTCCAACCGATCATCGGCGAAATCGGCAAGTTGTGCGGCATCAAGTATGGTGCTAACGACAAAACGGATATCGCAATGCGCGTTATTGCCGACCATATCCGCACCATCTCATTTTCAATTACCGACGGGCAATTACCATCGAATGCAAAGGCAGGTTACGTTATTCGACGTATTCTGCGCCGCGCCGTGCGTTACGGGTATACTTTCCTTGACCAAAAACAGGCATTCCTGTACAAACTGTTGCCTGCTCTGATCGACAGCATGGGTATTGCTTATCCTGAATTACAGGCTCAACAATCACTCATTTCGAAAGTAATTAAGGAAGAAGAAGAATCGTTCCTTCGCACGCTCGAAACCGGCATCCGTTTGCTCGACAAAGTGATTGACGAAACGAAAGCAGAAGGCAAAACCGAAATCAGCGGGGTAAATGCCTTTACACTTTACGACACATTCGGATTTCCTCTCGATTTGACGGAACTGATTTTGCGCGAAAACGGAATGACAGTCAACATCGATGAGTTCAACACCGAAATGCAGAAGCAGAAGGAACGTGCCCGCAACGCAGCTGCCGTGGAAACCGGGGACTGGGTGAGCGTTCGCGACGGAGAAACGGCTTTCGTAGGTTACGACTTGCTGGAAACCGAAGCTCACATTCTTCGCTACCGCCTTGTAAAACAAAAGAACAAATCATTCTATCAGATAGTGCTCGACCAGACTCCTTTCTATGCAGAAATGGGTGGTCAGGTTGGCGACAGCGGCATCATGGCCGACGGCAACGAGACGATAGAAATTTTCGATACCAAACGCGAAAACAACCTACCCGTTCACCTGACGGCTAAATTACCCTCCGATTTTACGGCAACGTTCAACGTAAAAGTAAACGGAGACAAACGTCAGGCTACGGAGAACAACCACTCGGCAACTCACCTGCTGCACGAAGCATTGCGCGAAGTATTGGGAAGCCATGTTGAACAAAAAGGTTCGTTCGTTTCGCCCGACACATTGCGTTTCGACTTCTCTCACTTCCAGAAAGTGACCGACGAAGAGATTCGCAAGGTGGAAGAGCTGGTAAATGCCAAGATTCGTGAAAACCGTCCGCTCGACGAACACCGTAACATGCCGATTGCCGAAGCACGTGCTTTGGGAGCCATGGCGCTGTTTGGCGAAAAATACGGCGATCATGTCCGCGTGGTGAAATTCGGTTCTTCCGTTGAACTATGTGGTGGTACACACGTTCAGGCTACCGGCGAAATCGGATTCTTCAAAGTTGCTGCCGAAAGTTCAGTAGCTGCCGGGATTCGCCGAATTGAAGCTGTAACCGGTGTTGGTGCCGAAAAATTTGTTCAGAATCAGCAGGACCTGTTGAAAGGCATCCACTTGTTGTTCAATAACGCGCCGAACATGTTCCAGTCCGTACAAAAAGCGCTGGACGAAAATGCATCCTTGAAGAAGCAGATAGAAAGCTTCATGCAGGAAAAGATGCTGCAATTGCGCGACATTCTTATACAACGTGCGGAAGAGATCAACGGTGTGAAAGTGATTCGTCATCAGGGCGACGAAAACCCCGATCTGGTACGTGGCCTTGCTTCACAGTTCAAAGGTAAATTCAGCGATGTGAAATTCCTGTTCGTTGCCGGAACCGTATTCGAAGGCAAACCGTCACTCACGATTTTCCTCAGTCAACCGATGGTGGATGCCGGATACAATGCCTCCAACATGGTACGCGAAGCTGCCAAGTTTATCAACGGCGGTGGCGGCGGACAACCGTTCCTGGCAACTGCCGGAGGTAAAAAACCGGAAGGACTCGATCAGGCTGTAGCCAAAGTTATTGAGTTGATTTAATAGCTCATTAAACCATAAAAAAGCCCCTTGAACGGATAATCTGTTCAAGGGGCTTTTCGTTTGTAAAAAACAAATTACAACTTCACTGTCAAACCAATTTTTCCATCGGAGAAAGCATTGCCACCGCCGAATTCGAGATTAAGAGCAACAGTTCGGGAAATAAAATAGCGTCCCCCGATCTGTGCTCCAAGGCCAAGACCCGAAGTATGCGAACCGTGGTATATATCGGGAGAATTCCAGACATAAAACCCGAGGTTAAGTCCGGCATAGAAATCCCAGTTACGGGGAATTCTCAAAAGATTATTGAAATGGTAATTCGCATTACCCGAAATTCCGACTATCGAGTGATCGTAATAATAGTTATCCCAATCCTCGCGGTAAGAGCGATAAGAAAGTTCTCCTCCCAGAGTCACATCCCGACTCACAGCATGGTCGAAGCCGAAATAAACCGGCACTCCCCAATCGGAAAAACCGACACCAAAATTCAACTGCGTGCGTCCCATTGCCAATGAATTTTGGCTGAAAGCGACTACCGAAACAAATGCAAATACTGCTAGTACAAGATACTTTTTCATACGATAATAATTTATTTGTTTAAGGAAGTATGGAACTCGCATGCTAATATTATCATCACCTTGGATGTAAAGCATTTACATGCTCGTTTCATATTTATAGTATGATTTATTGAGTTAAAAAAAATCGAACATCAATCTCTGTCGTGTCCGTGACCATGACCTCTGTTACCTCGACCATTGTCGTGATCGTAGCCCCGATCATCATCTCTGTCATAGCCACGAGCTTTCCCATTTTTCTCCCACCCCCTGTGCAGTCCATTATCACCTTGAAAATCACGACGGTTCTCCTGATGCATATTTCTGTAGTCGCGGTAGTGCTCTACGTAATATCCGTGACGCATGTACGGTCTGGGCTCATTTACCACAACTTTATACGTTGAGTAAAGATCAAAATGGCGGTAACGCCCCGGCAGCCTTTTGGCAAACTTCCATCCGTTGCCATGAGGATAGATAAACACACGTTCAGGAACCGAATAATAGATCCCCAATTCGGGCAGAAAATAATACTCTGCATAGTCATATGATGCGGGCCCCCAGGTTGGTTGTATTCCAAGATTCACATTTACCCTTACCTGCGCATGTGCCGAAGAAAAACAAACTAAACTAAGGGCACAAATAAAAAAGATAATCTTAGTCCTTTTCATCCGAAAATAATTTGTTTTTAAGTTGCCGGATGGAACTCGCATGTCCTGATTTTCATGCAAGTTTGTGTTCTGGTAAAAACATGCTCGTTTCATAATCAAAAAAATTAAAGGGTTAACACTCCATTTCAAAATAGTGTTTCGTGATTTGTATTGG comes from Paludibacter jiangxiensis and encodes:
- the alaS gene encoding alanine--tRNA ligase; translation: MKTSKEIRQSFLDFFQSKQHHIVPSAPMVIKDDPTLMFTNAGMNQFKNIILGNDPIKYPRIADSQKCLRVSGKHNDLEEVGHDTYHHTMFEMLGNWSFGDYFKKEAIEWAWEYLTEVLGLDKNRLYVTVFEGSPDEGLERDNEAAGYWEQHIAADRIINGNRHDNFWEMGDTGPCGPCSEIHIDIRPDSERAKVNGLTLVNQSHPQVIEIWNLVFMQYNRKADGSLEPLPAKVIDTGMGFERLCMAMQGKLSNYDTDVFQPIIGEIGKLCGIKYGANDKTDIAMRVIADHIRTISFSITDGQLPSNAKAGYVIRRILRRAVRYGYTFLDQKQAFLYKLLPALIDSMGIAYPELQAQQSLISKVIKEEEESFLRTLETGIRLLDKVIDETKAEGKTEISGVNAFTLYDTFGFPLDLTELILRENGMTVNIDEFNTEMQKQKERARNAAAVETGDWVSVRDGETAFVGYDLLETEAHILRYRLVKQKNKSFYQIVLDQTPFYAEMGGQVGDSGIMADGNETIEIFDTKRENNLPVHLTAKLPSDFTATFNVKVNGDKRQATENNHSATHLLHEALREVLGSHVEQKGSFVSPDTLRFDFSHFQKVTDEEIRKVEELVNAKIRENRPLDEHRNMPIAEARALGAMALFGEKYGDHVRVVKFGSSVELCGGTHVQATGEIGFFKVAAESSVAAGIRRIEAVTGVGAEKFVQNQQDLLKGIHLLFNNAPNMFQSVQKALDENASLKKQIESFMQEKMLQLRDILIQRAEEINGVKVIRHQGDENPDLVRGLASQFKGKFSDVKFLFVAGTVFEGKPSLTIFLSQPMVDAGYNASNMVREAAKFINGGGGGQPFLATAGGKKPEGLDQAVAKVIELI
- the lepA gene encoding translation elongation factor 4 — encoded protein: MKHIRNFCIIAHIDHGKSTLADRLLEVTNTISQKDLQAQVLDNMDLERERGITIKSHAIQMEYLHNGDNYILNLIDTPGHVDFSYEVSRSIAACEGALLIVDATQGIQAQTISNLYMAIEHDLEIIPVMNKMDMDSAMPEEVEDQIVELLGCKREEIIRASGKTGLGVDEILEAIVTRIKPPVGDPEAPLQCLIFDSVFNSFRGIIAYYKIINGTISKGDLVKFVATQKEYEADEIGVLKLDMSPRTSLSAGDVGYIISGIKTSKEVKVGDTITHVKRPCEKAIAGFEEVKPMVFAGVYPIETEDFEDLRSSIEKLQLNDASLTFEPESSIALGFGFRCGFLGLLHMEIIQERLDREFDMNVITTVPNVSYRVFTKKGDMIEVHNPSGLPDITLIDHIEEPYIRASVITQTNFLGAIMTLCLGKRGILIKQDYISSNRVELIYDIPLGEIVFDFYDKLKSISKGYASFDYHMHDFRESKLAKLDILLNGEPVDALSSLTHVDNAYTLGRRMCEKLKELIPRQQFDIAIQAAIGAKIIARETIKAVRKDVTAKCYGGDISRKRKLLEKQKKGKKKMKQIGSVEVPQKAFLAVLKLD
- a CDS encoding tetratricopeptide repeat protein, yielding MKKKIVSLLFILFSVGTSWSQLNTDRVMAIAQNALYFEDYVLAIQYFNQIISVKPYLPDPYLYRGIAKIQLGDFAGAEADCSSALALNPFIPGAYYARGFSRIKLKELEGAESDLNKYLEYNPVNDDLLRLRIWVYDLQKKYDLALKDIDQLTKKNKDSDLLMDKGQILMEKNDTIGAMTYFTDAIKADSTKCNGWSALATLKMMQHDNSGALHDFDKAIALKSKYAGDYINRGLLNYWNKNYRGAFADYDKAIELDDKSIIAHLNRGMLRSEVGDLNNAVSDFNKVIAAEPENYEALYQRALLNTEIGDYRQATLDFNKIIARYPGFSPAFWGRAKVKQLQHDAKGAYLDQMTAQEIEKKKPRNTVKKEEEPNTQAQMAKSTKSNETKASIFNDVLARGGNPSDEAPKKGGLRGAIQNVNIEISNEPNFVLSYYSKENELKRLGYYFSVIDDYNKQHKLNAKLKITNDEISLTQEMIQMHFQAIDNMTTEINRKPNADAYFVRGINYALVKDYTNAVQDFSKVIELRPDFTMAYFCRANILYKLLDFKLNNPENKEVKSEFKDEKLYKHDFETIAKDYKKVIELAPEFAFARFNLGNLYCQEKDFESAIDIYTEALRSQPDFAEAFFNRGLAYLFLNDAKKANIDLSKAGELGIYQAYNIIKRLNDN
- a CDS encoding transglycosylase domain-containing protein; amino-acid sequence: MTKKEITPQARKMLKWFWLSFAGFLLAVVLLFIAISFGWIGYLPPISELQNPRNRYASEIYSSDMKLLGSFSLSSGNRMSEIYQNLSPNLINALVATEDSRFYDHSGIDGWALARSLVLRGIFQIKSAGGASTLTQQLAKQLYSPHAPNFITRLLQKPNEWVIAVKLERLYTKEEIINMYLNQFDFLNNAVGIRTAAQVYFSTTPDKLTIEQAATLIGMCKNPAYYNPLRFNERTRGRRNTVFQQMEKANMLSHAQVDSLSKLPLTLKYQRVDHKIGAAPYFREYLRRILTADKPEKADYASWQKQQYVDDSIAWATNPLYGFCNKNHKSDGSPYNLYTDGLKIYTTIDSRMQKYAEEAVHEQITSLQDKFFKEKKGRSYAPFSRTLREQDIDDIMNRSMKLSDRYRNMKRAGASAADIKKAFSTKVSMQVFSYRGQIDTVMSPMDSIRYLKYFLRCGFMCMDPNNGHVKAYVGGPDFNMFQYDMASMGRRQVGSTIKPFLYSLAMEEGFWPCSQILCAPITLNLGNGESWTPRNGSQSRVGEMVSLKWGLSQSNNYITARLMSNFTPMAMVKMMRSFGIRGYIPPVWSLCVGPAEVSLQEMVDAYTAFPNKGVRVDPMYVTRIEDNNGAVVASFEPKMNEILSEQTSYKMLTLLRGVVDNGTAGRLRYNYRFSGQLGGKTGTTQNNSDGWFIGFSPSLVAGAWVGGEDRAVHFDYTSDGQGASMALPIWAIFMRKVYGDPTLGYSETETFKVPPTYNPDEGCGGQAPPEEPSSTAVEQF
- a CDS encoding adenylate kinase; translated protein: MLNIIIFGAPGSGKGTQSERITEKYNLLHISTGDMLRAEIAAKTELGELAHSYISKGQLLPDQVIIDMLAKKLTDTAAGRKGVIFDGFPRTVAQAEALDVLLKKNNQDVSVMLELDVEKEELITRLLKRGQETGRSDDNLEVIQNRLEVYHNQTTPVMDYYKEAGKYTHIKGTGTIDEIFGRIATTLDKVAN
- the hpt gene encoding hypoxanthine phosphoribosyltransferase; this encodes MKTIKIKDKVFSVSIPDEKIQEAVKNVAERINWDLAGKDPLFLVVLNGAFMFAADLMKSVNIPSEITFIKLSSYQGTSTTGVVKEIFGLNESVEGRTVVIVEDIVDTGFTMQKIINSLKEKKAADIRVATFFLKPNSLQCDIELNYVAMEIPNDFIVGYGLDYDGYGRNLKEIYTLIPEKAH